The following are from one region of the Candidatus Dormiibacterota bacterium genome:
- the rsmH gene encoding 16S rRNA (cytosine(1402)-N(4))-methyltransferase RsmH encodes MKTPIHQAVLADQVIELLDPKPGQSYFDGTAGYGGHAQLISERIGPSGRMILADRDPRAIKWLGGRFGGKAEIIQSDFLAAAERLTETGESVDMILLDLGVSSPQLDESERGFSFRHTGPLDMRMDSSQELTAAEVVNSYPQAKLAEIINTYGEEHRARAIAARIAAHRPLATTTELASLVAGVVRSDRDTHPATRTFQALRIYVNSELTQLEQALPKLVELLALNGRLAIISFHSLEDRIVKNFFTYESKDCICPPKQPVCTCSHTASLRILTKKAVKGSTDDTINPRARSAKLRAAVKIKTNKRGQK; translated from the coding sequence ATGAAAACACCTATACACCAAGCAGTCTTAGCCGATCAAGTTATAGAGCTCCTGGACCCAAAACCTGGGCAGAGCTACTTTGACGGTACAGCCGGTTACGGCGGCCATGCGCAGTTAATATCTGAACGCATCGGCCCAAGTGGCCGGATGATACTGGCAGACCGGGATCCTAGAGCCATTAAATGGCTAGGGGGGCGGTTTGGCGGGAAGGCAGAGATTATACAGAGCGATTTTCTAGCAGCAGCCGAAAGGCTGACTGAAACCGGAGAATCAGTAGATATGATCTTGCTCGATCTGGGTGTTTCGTCACCACAGCTAGATGAGTCCGAGCGCGGATTTAGCTTTCGTCACACAGGGCCGCTTGATATGCGCATGGACAGCTCTCAGGAGCTGACAGCCGCCGAAGTCGTTAACAGTTATCCGCAGGCAAAATTAGCCGAGATAATAAATACCTACGGCGAGGAGCACCGGGCAAGAGCCATAGCCGCTCGGATTGCCGCCCACCGGCCACTAGCTACTACGACCGAGCTGGCGAGTCTTGTCGCAGGAGTTGTCCGATCAGACCGCGATACCCATCCAGCTACCCGTACCTTCCAAGCACTACGTATTTATGTCAACAGCGAGCTTACACAGTTAGAGCAAGCCCTACCAAAGCTGGTAGAGCTGCTTGCGCTAAATGGCCGATTAGCCATTATTAGCTTCCATTCGCTAGAAGACAGAATAGTGAAGAATTTCTTTACGTACGAATCCAAGGATTGCATTTGCCCGCCGAAACAACCGGTTTGCACATGCAGTCATACTGCCAGCCTCCGAATTCTAACCAAAAAGGCAGTTAAGGGTTCAACTGACGATACTATCAACCCGCGTGCCCGCAGCGCGAAGCTCAGGGCCGCAGTGAAAATAAAAACAAACAAAAGGGGACAAAAGTGA
- a CDS encoding penicillin-binding protein 2 yields MTNYSDSLQQRRRLLALQALLVGICVLIGLRLVYLQILQHGRYAAMANSAHQRQYEIPAKRGEIFIRDGEVKVPLALNQTMKLLYADPSVIHNKPKTALLLAGATGDQPEGYMKALEQGGAYVVLKRKIDAPTAQKISALNLKGVGLRDQDYRVYPEGALGSQVLGFVNTEGNGQYGIEGFLNLQLKGVSGLQKAKTDTNGIPIATAGNTLKKPVDGTSYVLTIDRNIQAQVEKFLKEGVDNFKAKSGSVIVMDPKTGAVKAMANYPNFDPNEYGKTKDFKVFSNESVSSQFEPGSGFKIYTMAAGLDSGKIKTDTTYDDTGSYEVDGYTIKNAHDKKSGPNTPMTHIIRDSLNTGVIFILRSMGTDATKITPAAKQSFYEYITKRFGFGVRTGIEQAYEAQGNVNPPKSSNVNYANMTFGQGVSVTMIQMVTAASAIANGGKLYQPYLVDQAIASDGNVVSKTQPKVIRDKVISEQAARETRAMMQVVVERGSGWMAKTPGYNIAGKTGTAQVPKLDGKGYEENKNIGSFVGFAPTEDPRFVVIVRVSEPQTNDFAEKTTVPVFANITRWLLKYYAIAPSG; encoded by the coding sequence GTGACTAATTACTCTGACAGCTTACAGCAAAGAAGACGCCTGCTTGCACTCCAGGCTTTGCTGGTTGGCATTTGTGTACTGATTGGCCTGCGTTTAGTCTATCTGCAGATTCTGCAGCATGGCCGTTACGCAGCTATGGCCAACTCGGCACATCAACGCCAATATGAAATCCCCGCAAAACGGGGGGAGATATTTATTCGTGATGGCGAGGTTAAGGTGCCACTAGCCCTTAACCAGACCATGAAGCTACTCTATGCCGACCCGAGTGTGATTCATAACAAGCCAAAAACGGCACTTTTGCTAGCCGGTGCTACAGGTGATCAGCCAGAAGGCTACATGAAGGCTTTGGAGCAGGGAGGCGCTTACGTTGTGCTCAAGCGCAAGATCGATGCTCCCACTGCTCAAAAAATCTCTGCTTTAAATCTTAAAGGAGTCGGGCTAAGAGACCAAGATTATCGGGTGTATCCGGAGGGGGCGCTCGGTAGCCAGGTCCTGGGATTCGTCAATACTGAAGGGAATGGCCAGTACGGCATAGAGGGCTTTCTTAACTTGCAGCTTAAGGGCGTGAGTGGCTTGCAAAAAGCCAAGACCGATACTAACGGCATACCTATTGCAACTGCTGGTAATACACTTAAAAAGCCAGTTGACGGTACCAGTTACGTTCTGACTATCGATCGTAATATACAGGCCCAGGTAGAGAAGTTTTTGAAGGAGGGGGTGGATAATTTTAAGGCCAAAAGCGGCAGTGTGATTGTAATGGACCCGAAGACGGGGGCAGTAAAAGCCATGGCCAACTATCCTAATTTTGACCCGAATGAATACGGCAAGACGAAAGACTTTAAGGTTTTTAGCAACGAGTCGGTCAGCAGCCAATTTGAGCCAGGGTCAGGGTTTAAAATCTACACTATGGCAGCCGGCCTGGATTCCGGCAAGATCAAAACCGATACTACATATGATGACACCGGCTCGTACGAGGTTGACGGCTACACTATCAAAAACGCCCACGATAAAAAGTCGGGCCCAAATACCCCTATGACACATATAATTCGCGACTCTCTCAATACCGGCGTCATATTCATACTACGGAGCATGGGCACGGATGCTACCAAGATCACCCCGGCGGCCAAGCAGAGTTTTTATGAATATATTACCAAGCGTTTTGGCTTCGGGGTGCGTACAGGTATTGAGCAGGCCTATGAGGCTCAGGGCAATGTAAACCCGCCCAAGAGCAGTAATGTGAACTATGCCAATATGACTTTCGGCCAGGGTGTTTCGGTAACTATGATCCAAATGGTAACGGCCGCTTCGGCTATTGCTAACGGCGGCAAACTATACCAGCCTTACCTGGTCGATCAAGCGATTGCCTCAGATGGGAATGTGGTATCAAAAACTCAGCCCAAAGTGATTCGCGACAAGGTGATATCCGAACAGGCGGCACGTGAGACCAGGGCTATGATGCAGGTGGTAGTAGAGCGGGGTTCTGGCTGGATGGCCAAAACTCCCGGCTACAATATAGCCGGTAAAACCGGTACGGCCCAGGTGCCAAAACTCGATGGCAAAGGCTATGAAGAGAATAAGAATATCGGTAGTTTTGTCGGCTTTGCTCCGACGGAAGACCCTAGGTTCGTTGTTATTGTTAGGGTTAGTGAACCCCAAACCAATGATTTTGCCGAAAAAACTACCGTGCCGGTGTTTGCCAATATCACTAGGTGGCTGTTGAAATATTATGCGATTGCGCCCTCGGGTTAA
- the mraY gene encoding phospho-N-acetylmuramoyl-pentapeptide-transferase has product MIDTLYAKITEMNFLNNAEIIPLSHILFAAIAGFLLSMILTPIYTKIAYRYKWWKQSRTHAITGEKAPIYQKLHAAKHKRNIPTMGGIVTILTVGLVTLAINLDREQTWLPIFTLVAAGMVGLLDDYLNIRSTGGIAGMRGKIKFSLILGIAVAGAIYFYYKLGYSLIHIPAVGDFNIGWLYIPLFIAVVVSTANAVNITDGLDGLSGGLLSTAFGAFAIIAYFQGNFGIAGFCATVVGAMLTYTWFNIYPARFFMGDSGAFALGTTLGVVAALTNAIAVLPIIGAVFVVEAGSSALQIFSKKLFKRKIFLSAPIHHHFEALGWPETKVTMRFWVVGQVCAAAGLILGLLGNKAL; this is encoded by the coding sequence ATGATTGATACTTTATATGCTAAAATTACAGAAATGAACTTCCTAAACAACGCTGAAATCATACCTCTCTCACATATACTTTTTGCGGCTATAGCCGGGTTTTTACTTTCGATGATACTAACTCCGATCTATACCAAGATCGCTTATCGTTATAAATGGTGGAAGCAGTCAAGAACCCACGCCATCACTGGCGAGAAGGCTCCGATTTATCAAAAGCTTCATGCAGCCAAACACAAGCGCAACATACCGACAATGGGAGGTATAGTCACTATTCTGACGGTTGGGTTGGTAACCCTGGCCATTAACCTCGATCGTGAGCAGACCTGGCTGCCTATCTTTACACTAGTAGCGGCTGGTATGGTGGGGCTGCTCGATGATTATTTAAATATCCGCAGTACTGGCGGAATTGCCGGTATGCGAGGCAAGATAAAGTTCAGTTTAATCTTGGGCATTGCTGTGGCCGGTGCTATCTATTTCTACTACAAGCTAGGCTACAGCTTGATCCATATTCCTGCAGTTGGTGATTTTAATATTGGCTGGCTATATATTCCGCTATTTATTGCGGTAGTAGTTTCTACGGCAAATGCCGTAAATATCACAGACGGGCTAGACGGCCTCTCTGGCGGATTACTCTCCACGGCCTTTGGAGCATTTGCCATTATCGCTTATTTTCAGGGCAACTTCGGTATTGCCGGCTTTTGCGCCACGGTAGTAGGAGCTATGCTGACATATACCTGGTTTAACATTTATCCCGCGCGGTTCTTTATGGGGGATTCAGGCGCTTTTGCGCTTGGTACAACCTTAGGGGTGGTGGCGGCCCTGACCAACGCGATAGCTGTTCTGCCTATTATTGGTGCGGTCTTTGTAGTTGAGGCCGGTTCCAGTGCATTGCAGATATTCTCCAAAAAGCTGTTTAAGCGAAAAATTTTCCTGTCGGCCCCCATACATCACCATTTTGAGGCGCTTGGTTGGCCCGAAACGAAGGTTACGATGCGATTCTGGGTTGTAGGTCAGGTATGTGCAGCTGCGGGTTTGATACTAGGTCTGCTGGGTAATAAAGCACTGTAA
- the ftsW gene encoding putative lipid II flippase FtsW → MSRAVSTRGHRPDYVLAITIFVLLAFGLIMMYNINPALSQKLLGRVDSGYYFRGQLTNVIIGLAVWLAASSIYYRRWRSWAPTLMVVSIIALLALMVPGLSFERNGATRWLGIGSWSFQPAELFKIALVFYLATWFERRGRELTNFWEGVVPFSLMLVFSGILLVVFQRDMGTMMVVALSAIAMFYVAGIKLRHLLVLAGAGLAAGWLAIVTFPHRMSRVAAFLNPSQNTDAGGYHINQALIAIGSGGLFGLGLGKSIQIYGYLPEASNDSIFAVIAEEFGFIGAGLIIALFSILIYRGLKIAAAAPDLFGRLVATGITTVFMFQAFINIAAMIALVPLTGIPLPFISYGGSSLVIMLAGAGILQNISKYTVREVASEDSRKRRRIGRAYIADPGNGRSVKTAR, encoded by the coding sequence ATGAGCAGGGCGGTAAGCACTAGAGGGCATCGGCCTGATTATGTACTGGCTATCACCATCTTTGTGCTGTTGGCATTCGGGCTAATTATGATGTACAACATTAACCCTGCGCTAAGCCAAAAGCTGCTGGGACGGGTCGATTCTGGTTACTATTTTCGCGGTCAGCTGACGAATGTAATTATTGGCCTTGCAGTCTGGCTGGCAGCTTCTTCTATTTATTATCGCCGCTGGCGGTCTTGGGCGCCGACCCTGATGGTGGTTTCTATCATTGCCTTGCTAGCCCTAATGGTTCCCGGTCTGAGTTTCGAGCGCAATGGCGCAACCAGGTGGCTTGGAATTGGCTCGTGGTCTTTCCAACCGGCTGAGCTGTTTAAGATTGCCTTGGTTTTTTACCTAGCGACTTGGTTCGAGCGCCGCGGCAGGGAGCTTACTAATTTTTGGGAGGGGGTCGTACCATTTAGCCTTATGCTGGTGTTCTCGGGTATTTTATTGGTAGTCTTCCAGAGAGATATGGGCACCATGATGGTGGTAGCTCTTTCTGCTATTGCCATGTTTTACGTAGCTGGGATTAAGCTACGCCACTTGTTAGTGTTGGCCGGCGCCGGTTTGGCAGCTGGTTGGTTGGCAATCGTGACCTTTCCGCATCGCATGTCTCGCGTGGCGGCCTTTTTGAACCCCAGCCAGAATACTGATGCGGGCGGCTACCATATCAACCAAGCCCTAATTGCTATCGGCAGCGGGGGGCTGTTCGGTCTGGGGCTCGGCAAGAGCATTCAGATTTATGGCTATTTGCCTGAGGCTTCGAACGATTCGATCTTTGCCGTAATTGCTGAGGAGTTTGGTTTTATTGGCGCCGGTTTAATAATTGCCCTGTTTAGTATCTTAATTTATCGCGGGCTTAAAATTGCAGCTGCGGCACCTGATTTATTTGGCCGCCTAGTAGCTACCGGCATAACAACCGTCTTTATGTTTCAGGCCTTTATAAATATTGCCGCCATGATCGCATTGGTACCATTGACTGGCATCCCCTTGCCGTTTATTAGTTATGGCGGTTCCAGTTTGGTTATTATGCTGGCCGGCGCCGGTATTTTGCAGAATATTTCTAAGTACACAGTAAGAGAGGTAGCAAGTGAAGATAGTCGCAAGCGGCGGAGGATCGGCCGGGCATATATCGCCGATCCTGGCAACGGTCGAAGCGTTAAAACCGCTCGGTAA
- the murG gene encoding undecaprenyldiphospho-muramoylpentapeptide beta-N-acetylglucosaminyltransferase — MKIVASGGGSAGHISPILATVEALKPLGNIQVLYIGQQGSLEQRIASSAGIDFAPILAGKYRRNPAHSRIRRMLDVYNLALNTRDMAKLTAGVIQSLKLLRAYQPDAVFIKGGFVGLPVGIAASLLRIPYLIHESDISPGLTNRVLAKRAVKIAVGFPVQKYPQWDESKLEFTGNPIRKDILGYLPAEALNYFGLSSDLPVILVTGGSQGARAINEIVLAALPKLLEKYQVIHVTGEKQLEAVQQHLQQLNPLYKERYVVKSFLLHDIGQAYAAADLVVARAGAGTIAELAALAKPAILIPNQAMAAHQIENAKALSRTGAAKVLYEHRLTPEQFVAQIDQIMESESDQQTLAGNIKEFSVPDADRHLAELIYKVAAANREASR; from the coding sequence GTGAAGATAGTCGCAAGCGGCGGAGGATCGGCCGGGCATATATCGCCGATCCTGGCAACGGTCGAAGCGTTAAAACCGCTCGGTAACATTCAGGTCCTATATATTGGCCAACAGGGGAGTTTGGAGCAGAGGATTGCTTCTTCTGCCGGCATAGACTTTGCGCCAATCCTAGCGGGTAAGTACCGGCGCAATCCTGCGCACAGCCGCATCCGGCGCATGCTGGATGTCTATAACTTGGCGCTTAATACCCGCGATATGGCAAAGCTTACGGCTGGTGTTATCCAGAGCCTCAAACTACTGCGCGCCTACCAGCCAGACGCTGTTTTTATTAAGGGCGGCTTTGTCGGGTTGCCGGTTGGGATTGCGGCAAGCCTGTTGCGTATCCCTTATTTAATCCACGAGTCCGACATCAGCCCCGGTCTTACCAATCGTGTTCTGGCAAAAAGAGCCGTTAAAATTGCCGTCGGCTTTCCAGTGCAGAAGTATCCTCAGTGGGACGAGTCCAAATTGGAGTTTACCGGTAACCCTATCCGTAAAGATATCTTGGGCTATCTGCCTGCCGAGGCGCTAAACTATTTTGGTCTTAGTAGCGATCTGCCTGTAATACTGGTAACCGGCGGCAGTCAGGGAGCAAGGGCGATTAATGAGATTGTACTGGCAGCCCTACCCAAGTTGTTAGAGAAATATCAGGTAATTCACGTCACGGGTGAAAAGCAGTTGGAGGCGGTGCAACAGCACTTACAACAACTTAATCCTCTTTATAAAGAGAGATATGTCGTAAAGTCATTCTTGCTTCATGACATAGGGCAGGCTTATGCCGCCGCCGACTTAGTAGTGGCCCGAGCCGGAGCCGGTACTATAGCCGAGCTAGCAGCTCTAGCTAAGCCAGCTATCTTGATACCGAATCAAGCAATGGCGGCCCACCAGATTGAGAACGCCAAAGCTCTCAGCCGCACTGGTGCAGCCAAAGTTCTCTACGAGCATCGCTTAACACCAGAGCAATTTGTGGCCCAAATTGATCAGATTATGGAATCAGAATCTGATCAGCAGACGCTGGCTGGTAATATCAAGGAATTCAGTGTGCCAGATGCCGATCGGCATTTAGCGGAATTGATTTATAAAGTAGCCGCCGCAAATAGGGAGGCTAGCCGATGA
- a CDS encoding FtsQ-type POTRA domain-containing protein, protein MRRPSRHVRKIGRPVYIRNQGAKKRRRLPQVANFLQIAILVVAAFLLLIGASRITKVSEIKVDGTSSLPPAKIQRLVGEGLSRQWFGSSLLMVNSSALEGDLLAKEAGIKKVVIKRRLPGTLTVKITEHSPSLNWKTTSGLYLLDNEGVVLGESRGEYSKLPAVHDSSNLPVKKGDRVAPSAFVAFCIELASRLPETKLTITEMQVPETTSEIHVKTSKGFVIKFDTTRPAGEQIQDLQAVLSHLAAQKKSPAEYIDLRIEQKAYYK, encoded by the coding sequence ATGAGGCGACCTTCCCGCCATGTTCGCAAGATAGGCCGGCCGGTCTATATTCGTAACCAAGGTGCAAAAAAGCGTCGGCGCCTGCCACAGGTCGCTAACTTTTTGCAAATAGCTATACTAGTCGTTGCCGCCTTCTTACTTCTGATCGGTGCGAGTCGTATCACTAAGGTAAGTGAGATTAAGGTAGATGGTACCAGTAGTCTTCCGCCAGCTAAAATCCAGAGGCTAGTGGGGGAAGGCTTAAGCCGGCAGTGGTTTGGTTCAAGCTTATTGATGGTTAACAGCAGTGCACTGGAGGGTGATTTGCTAGCAAAAGAAGCCGGTATAAAAAAAGTTGTAATTAAGCGTCGCCTCCCCGGAACTCTTACGGTTAAGATAACCGAACATAGTCCTAGTCTAAATTGGAAGACCACGAGCGGCCTCTACTTGCTTGATAATGAGGGGGTGGTATTGGGCGAGAGCAGGGGAGAGTACTCCAAGTTACCGGCTGTGCACGATAGCTCAAATTTGCCGGTGAAAAAGGGGGATAGGGTCGCTCCGTCTGCTTTTGTAGCTTTTTGCATAGAGCTTGCTAGCCGCCTGCCCGAAACCAAGCTGACAATTACCGAAATGCAAGTACCCGAGACTACCAGCGAGATCCACGTAAAAACCAGTAAAGGGTTTGTGATTAAGTTTGATACAACTCGCCCAGCAGGGGAGCAAATCCAGGATTTGCAGGCAGTTCTAAGCCACCTGGCCGCGCAGAAGAAAAGCCCGGCCGAATATATCGATCTTAGAATAGAACAGAAGGCATACTACAAGTAG
- a CDS encoding DUF87 domain-containing protein — MEGILGPILQLLGIILFQLYGWVIIVAVLAYLIWQNRRRVEWISQTDNVLLMIEVPKDNDKKELSAEQMFASLHGILRPKTELRKEGSLQEHISCEIASIENKIHFYVWTPKHLKDFVEGQIYAQYPNVRIREGIEDYAAGQPGERVVHSTELTLTRDEVLPIKTFVSFEVDPLAGITAVLAKLDQPGEEMWVQVLSRPEDDSWQNKGMNYIEQVKSGNMQLKSELIGHLIQLPVYILSNFFKALFEPPQQAGEKGGKSESLSTGQQAAVKAVEAKVAKLGYQVKVRIVYLGPTPELAKQRIQAIVGGFKQFNTTNLNGFTPKRTTFDHDILKEYRARLFLDAGYTLNIEELASLYHLPHTSVETPNMVWTTTKTAEPPSNLPTLENTDAEDLSLFGETNFRGHNTRFGFKRIDRGRHLYIVGQTGTGKSKLLNLLSLSDIYHGQGMAIVDPHGDFATDMMEFIPENRLDDVIYFNPADREFPIAFNPLEVSDPAFKNHISSEMVGVLKRMFDSWGPRLEYILRYTILALLDYPDSTMLGITRMLTEKEFRKKVIKEIQDPVVKSFWVNEFASWNDKFANEAVAPVLNKVGAFTANPLVRNIIGQPKSSIDLRKVMDDGKILIVNLSRGMVGEDNAAILGALMVTKIQLAAMGRANVSLGERRPFYLYVDEFQNFATDSFAVILSEARKYGLNLTVANQYISQMPETVRDAVFGNVGSMVTFRVGAEDGSVMGKYFEPIFEPGDLVKLHNQEIFISMSIDGEKALPFSAKTIMMPQPENDLSARIIDSSRQRFASGREEIEKAIVEWSNGGQEAGASDAAKTKSADEQKPNFIRNLKNPERRHGSGNQSRSGHDRNRNRPNRPHQNASQNGHQGQQKRTEEKPGAAPKSVNHRNFVVSGATREQAIGQGEEVSLRHDKD, encoded by the coding sequence ATGGAGGGTATACTAGGTCCAATTCTGCAGCTACTGGGAATCATACTATTCCAGCTTTATGGGTGGGTCATAATTGTAGCTGTATTAGCTTATTTAATTTGGCAGAACCGCCGGCGTGTGGAGTGGATCAGCCAGACGGATAATGTCTTGCTGATGATTGAGGTTCCGAAAGATAACGATAAAAAAGAACTTTCGGCCGAGCAAATGTTTGCCAGTCTACATGGAATACTGCGCCCTAAAACAGAGCTGCGCAAAGAAGGCTCTCTGCAAGAGCACATCAGCTGCGAAATTGCTTCGATCGAGAATAAGATTCATTTTTATGTCTGGACCCCCAAGCACTTAAAGGATTTCGTAGAGGGGCAGATATATGCTCAATACCCGAATGTGCGCATCCGCGAGGGGATAGAGGATTATGCTGCCGGGCAGCCAGGTGAACGGGTAGTGCATAGTACAGAGCTGACCCTTACCCGCGATGAGGTACTGCCTATTAAGACCTTTGTTTCTTTTGAGGTAGACCCACTTGCCGGCATTACGGCTGTACTGGCCAAGCTCGACCAACCAGGCGAAGAGATGTGGGTGCAGGTGCTAAGCCGGCCAGAAGACGACTCCTGGCAGAATAAGGGGATGAACTATATTGAGCAGGTAAAAAGCGGCAATATGCAGCTTAAATCTGAGTTGATTGGCCACCTGATTCAGTTGCCAGTTTATATTCTGTCTAATTTCTTCAAAGCACTTTTTGAGCCGCCGCAGCAGGCAGGGGAGAAGGGCGGTAAGTCTGAATCACTTTCTACCGGCCAGCAGGCAGCCGTAAAGGCGGTGGAAGCTAAGGTGGCTAAACTAGGCTACCAGGTAAAAGTGCGAATTGTTTACTTGGGCCCAACACCCGAGCTGGCCAAGCAGCGCATCCAGGCAATAGTCGGCGGATTCAAACAGTTCAACACTACCAACCTCAATGGGTTTACGCCTAAGCGCACCACATTTGACCACGACATATTAAAAGAGTACCGGGCGCGCCTGTTCTTGGATGCCGGTTATACACTGAATATCGAGGAGCTGGCCAGCCTTTACCATTTGCCGCACACCAGCGTAGAAACCCCAAATATGGTTTGGACCACCACCAAAACGGCCGAGCCTCCATCTAATCTACCAACGCTTGAGAATACCGATGCGGAGGATTTAAGTCTATTTGGCGAAACCAACTTCCGCGGCCACAATACCAGATTCGGCTTTAAGCGTATTGATCGCGGGCGGCATCTTTACATCGTAGGCCAGACGGGAACAGGTAAATCGAAACTTTTAAACCTGCTTAGTCTGTCTGACATTTACCACGGGCAGGGGATGGCGATAGTTGACCCCCATGGCGACTTTGCTACCGATATGATGGAGTTCATACCTGAAAATAGGTTAGACGACGTGATTTACTTTAACCCAGCCGATCGCGAGTTCCCGATAGCCTTTAACCCGCTGGAGGTTTCGGACCCGGCCTTTAAAAACCATATTTCGTCCGAGATGGTAGGGGTGCTGAAGCGGATGTTCGACTCCTGGGGGCCAAGACTGGAATACATCCTGCGCTACACGATCCTAGCCCTTCTAGATTACCCTGATTCAACCATGTTGGGCATTACCAGGATGCTGACCGAGAAGGAGTTCCGTAAAAAGGTGATAAAGGAAATCCAAGACCCTGTAGTTAAAAGCTTCTGGGTGAATGAGTTTGCCAGCTGGAATGATAAGTTTGCCAATGAAGCCGTGGCACCAGTTCTGAACAAGGTGGGAGCCTTTACGGCCAACCCGCTGGTGCGCAATATCATCGGTCAACCGAAATCGAGTATCGACCTGCGCAAGGTAATGGACGACGGCAAGATATTAATCGTTAACCTCTCGCGCGGTATGGTAGGTGAGGACAACGCAGCTATATTAGGTGCCCTAATGGTTACGAAGATCCAACTAGCGGCCATGGGCCGAGCCAATGTGTCGCTTGGCGAACGCCGGCCGTTCTACCTCTATGTCGACGAATTCCAGAACTTTGCTACCGATTCGTTTGCCGTAATTCTCTCTGAGGCCCGTAAGTATGGCCTAAACCTGACTGTAGCCAACCAATACATTTCCCAGATGCCAGAGACGGTCAGAGATGCCGTATTCGGCAACGTCGGTTCGATGGTGACCTTCCGGGTAGGCGCCGAAGACGGCAGTGTGATGGGTAAGTACTTTGAGCCGATTTTTGAGCCGGGTGATTTGGTAAAACTGCATAACCAGGAAATATTCATCAGTATGAGTATTGATGGCGAAAAGGCACTGCCATTCTCGGCTAAAACTATTATGATGCCGCAGCCAGAAAACGACCTGAGCGCGCGTATTATCGACAGCAGCCGGCAGCGGTTTGCTTCGGGGCGTGAAGAGATTGAAAAAGCGATCGTTGAGTGGTCAAACGGCGGACAGGAAGCTGGTGCCTCAGATGCAGCCAAGACTAAATCTGCAGATGAACAAAAACCGAACTTTATCCGCAACCTTAAAAACCCCGAGCGGCGGCATGGATCTGGTAACCAGAGTCGATCTGGGCACGATAGAAACCGTAATAGACCGAATCGGCCGCATCAGAATGCAAGCCAAAACGGCCATCAGGGCCAACAGAAGCGGACAGAAGAAAAGCCCGGAGCAGCGCCCAAAAGCGTTAATCATCGCAATTTTGTAGTGTCAGGAGCTACCCGAGAGCAGGCAATCGGGCAGGGTGAGGAAGTATCATTGCGCCATGATAAAGACTAG
- a CDS encoding HTH domain-containing protein: MTNATKYNYQTAAQAILSKLKTERDREIVAGRFGLGMPKRQTLEKIGGKYGITRERVRQIEKSAVAKLKAAQVDGITEADSILANHLKDLGHVSELDKIAERLDVDPSEHTYIVFLATLAPSVAVIEESDHFKPALALLPDYHPEAVRSIAQEVVKQLEKAGKPASLSSIRPTVSGNASEETLHNIASISKQLANMDGRWGLAHWPEVNPKSIKDKTYIALARHGSPLHFSEIADRIASLGERKRTVTVQAVHNELIKDPRFVLVGRGIYALRDWGYTPGTVADIITEILREETPLHKNEIVKRVLKKRQVKKTTIVLNLQEKDQFTRVAKATYALK, encoded by the coding sequence GTGACCAATGCCACAAAGTACAATTACCAAACGGCTGCCCAGGCAATCCTGTCTAAGCTGAAAACAGAAAGAGACCGGGAAATAGTTGCCGGTCGTTTTGGCTTGGGCATGCCCAAGCGTCAGACTCTAGAAAAAATAGGGGGTAAGTACGGCATTACACGAGAGAGAGTTCGCCAAATCGAAAAATCGGCCGTTGCAAAACTCAAGGCCGCACAGGTCGACGGTATCACCGAAGCCGATAGTATTTTAGCTAATCACTTAAAAGACCTAGGACACGTTAGCGAGCTCGACAAGATTGCCGAACGCCTTGATGTAGACCCATCCGAGCACACCTACATTGTATTTTTAGCCACCTTGGCACCTTCGGTAGCCGTTATAGAAGAAAGTGATCACTTTAAACCAGCCCTGGCCTTACTGCCCGACTACCACCCAGAAGCCGTCAGAAGTATAGCCCAGGAAGTAGTAAAGCAACTCGAAAAAGCCGGCAAACCGGCCAGCTTAAGCTCAATTCGGCCGACAGTCTCGGGTAATGCCAGCGAAGAAACCTTGCATAATATTGCTTCTATCTCCAAACAGCTAGCCAATATGGATGGCCGTTGGGGACTGGCGCATTGGCCGGAGGTTAACCCGAAATCGATCAAAGATAAAACCTACATCGCTTTGGCCCGCCATGGCAGCCCGCTGCACTTCAGCGAAATCGCAGACCGCATCGCCAGCCTTGGCGAGCGCAAGCGTACCGTAACAGTCCAGGCCGTGCACAACGAACTGATTAAAGACCCCAGGTTTGTACTGGTGGGACGGGGAATATATGCCCTCCGTGATTGGGGCTACACCCCTGGTACGGTAGCCGATATTATTACTGAGATTCTGCGCGAGGAAACACCATTACACAAGAATGAAATCGTCAAGCGGGTACTGAAGAAACGCCAGGTGAAAAAAACTACCATTGTCCTGAACCTGCAAGAGAAAGATCAATTTACGAGGGTCGCCAAAGCGACCTATGCACTAAAGTAA